The proteins below come from a single Aegilops tauschii subsp. strangulata cultivar AL8/78 chromosome 6, Aet v6.0, whole genome shotgun sequence genomic window:
- the LOC109742872 gene encoding mitochondrial metalloendopeptidase OMA1-like, producing the protein MSAFIRNLRPALSGLLRSKPAIRTPLPLPSSTAPRCYHAPSTRRSHEALQSAGLGRLFQLIAGVVIVGGVVVTICYGTFETVPYTNRRHFVVLTHNGELKLGDWHFNSEKKKLGDKVLPPSHPAFVRVSGIAPEIIRAAGRSLAVHDDNKLLDDTLLDGEIWVGDAAPSPKKKARARQGAPQQPTTKHLDGFEWEVIVVDNKQVNAMCAPGGKIIVYTGLLDKFSTDAEIATVLGHEDGDRGRSHWDPAARCRWFRSTHA; encoded by the exons ATGAGCGCGTTCATTAGGAATCTCCGCCCCGCGCTGTCCGGCCTACTGCGGTCCAAGCCCGCTATCCGAACGCCTCTTCCACTGCCGTCGTCGACCGCCCCGCGCTGCTACCACGCCCCGTCGACGCGGCGATCTCACGAGGCCCTGCAATCGGCCGGCCTTGGCCGCCTCTTCCAAC TCATCGCGGGGGTCGTCATCGTCGGCGGCGTCGTGGTCACCATCTGCTACGGCACCTTCGAGACCGTGCCCTACACCAACCGCCGCCACTTCGTCGTCCTCACGCACAACGGAGAGCTCAAGCTCGGCGACTGGCACTTCAACAGCGAGAAGAAGAAGCTGGGCGacaaggtactccctccgtcccacccTGCTTTCGTCCGTGTCAgcggcatcgccccggagatcatccgcgccgccggacgcagCCTCGCCGTCCACGACGACAATAAGCTCCTTGACGATACGCTCCTTGATGGCGAAATATGGGTCGGCGACGCGGCGCCGAGCCCCAAGAAGAAGGCTCGCGCTCGCCAGGGAGCGCCGCAGCAGCCGACGACCAAGCACCTCGACGGGTTCGAGTGGGAGGTGATCGTCGTCGACAATAAGCAGGTGAACGCCATGTGCGCGCCGGGCGGCAAGATCATAGTCTACACCGGGCTGCTCGACAAGTTCAGCACCGACGCTGAGATCGCCACGGTGCTAGGGCACGAG GATGGAGATAGAGGCAGATCACATTGGGATCCTGCTGCTCGCTGCCGCTGGTTTCGATCCACGCATGCATAG